Proteins encoded within one genomic window of Variovorax sp. OAS795:
- a CDS encoding ABC transporter ATP-binding protein yields the protein MTTPRLQLANITKRYPAVVANSDISLAVAPGEIHAVLGENGAGKSTLMKIIYGSVKPDEGTVTFDGQAVALKNPQQARALGISMVFQHFSLFDTLTVAENVWLGLDKSLQLAEVARSITAKASEYGLDIDPSRPVHTLSVGEMQRVEIIRALLTNPKLLILDEPTSVLTPQAVVKLFGVLNKLSSEGCSILYISHKLHEIRELCTACTVLRGGKVTGVCNPQNESNESLSRLMIGSEPPPLQHRPVHAGAVALRVDALTLAREDQFGVDLEGISFQVRAGEVVGIAGVSGNGQKELLYTLSGEDVRADAAMVQVFGKPAGRLRPRARRAMGLHFVPEERLGRGAVPTLGLAHNLLLTRSNAVGKGGWIRTAALEAHAKAIIARFNVKAGGPGAAARSLSGGNLQKYIVGREIDANPKLFIVSQPTWGVDVGAAALIRSEILALRDAGCAVLVVSEELDELFDISDRLHVIAKGRLSPSIDRAAATLPQIGEWMSGLWDRGGASAAVKEPTHA from the coding sequence ATGACAACCCCCAGACTCCAGCTCGCGAACATCACCAAGCGCTACCCCGCGGTGGTGGCCAACAGCGACATCTCGCTGGCCGTGGCACCGGGCGAGATCCATGCCGTGCTCGGCGAGAACGGCGCCGGCAAGTCGACGCTGATGAAGATCATCTACGGCTCGGTCAAGCCGGACGAAGGCACGGTCACCTTCGACGGCCAGGCCGTTGCGTTGAAGAATCCGCAGCAGGCGAGGGCGCTGGGCATCAGCATGGTGTTCCAGCACTTCAGCCTGTTCGACACGCTCACCGTGGCCGAGAACGTGTGGCTGGGCCTTGACAAGTCGCTGCAGCTGGCCGAGGTGGCGCGCAGCATCACGGCCAAGGCGAGCGAATACGGGCTGGACATCGATCCTTCGCGGCCGGTGCACACGCTGTCGGTGGGCGAGATGCAGCGGGTCGAGATCATCCGCGCGCTGCTCACCAACCCCAAGCTGCTGATCCTGGACGAGCCGACCTCGGTGCTCACGCCGCAGGCCGTGGTCAAGCTGTTCGGCGTGCTCAACAAGCTGTCTTCCGAAGGCTGCAGCATTCTCTACATCAGCCACAAGCTGCACGAGATCCGCGAGCTGTGCACGGCCTGCACGGTGCTGCGCGGCGGCAAGGTCACGGGCGTGTGCAACCCGCAGAACGAAAGCAACGAGTCGCTCTCGCGGTTGATGATCGGCAGCGAGCCGCCGCCCCTGCAGCACCGGCCGGTGCATGCTGGCGCGGTGGCGCTGCGCGTCGATGCGCTCACGCTTGCGCGCGAAGACCAGTTCGGGGTGGACCTCGAAGGCATCTCGTTCCAGGTGCGGGCCGGCGAGGTGGTCGGCATCGCGGGGGTGTCGGGCAACGGCCAGAAGGAGCTGCTCTACACGCTTTCGGGCGAAGACGTGCGGGCCGATGCGGCCATGGTGCAGGTGTTCGGCAAACCGGCCGGCCGGCTGCGGCCGCGCGCGCGGCGCGCCATGGGCCTGCACTTCGTGCCCGAGGAGCGGCTGGGCCGCGGCGCGGTGCCCACGCTGGGGCTCGCGCACAACCTGCTGCTCACGCGCAGCAACGCGGTGGGCAAGGGCGGGTGGATCCGGACGGCGGCGCTCGAGGCGCATGCCAAGGCCATCATTGCGCGCTTCAACGTCAAGGCGGGCGGGCCCGGCGCGGCGGCGCGCTCGCTCTCGGGCGGCAACCTGCAGAAGTACATCGTCGGCCGCGAGATCGACGCCAACCCCAAGCTCTTCATCGTCTCGCAGCCGACCTGGGGCGTGGACGTGGGCGCGGCGGCGCTGATCCGCAGCGAGATCCTTGCGCTGCGCGATGCGGGCTGCGCGGTGCTGGTGGTCAGCGAAGAGCTCGACGAGCTGTTCGACATCAGCGACCGGCTGCACGTGATTGCCAAGGGGCGGCTGTCGCCCTCGATCGACCGCGCCGCCGCCACGCTGCCGCAGATCGGTGAATGGATGAGCGGCCTCTGGGACCGCGGCGGCGCATCGGCCGCAGTGAAGGAACCCACCCATGCTTAA
- a CDS encoding NCS2 family permease — MNRFEEVPKVTDSRASGSTEAARTRSAAGTAPYANANWLERMFKLTEHNTTVRTEVIAGLTTFLTMAYIIFVNPSILGDAGMPKGAVFVATCLIAALGTLIMGLYANYPIAMAPGMGLNAYFAYVVVLGMGYTWQVALGAVFISGCLFLIVTVTGLRELFIQGIPHSLRTAITVGIGMFLALIALKSAGVVAASPATFVTLGDLHSAPVVLATLGFLVIVVLDRLKVRGAILIGIMLVTVLSFFFGGNKFHGVFDAPPSIAPTFMQLDILGALKGGILNVVLVFFLVEMFDATGTLMGVAKRAGLLVPGKMERMNKALLADSGAIFAGSLLGTSSTTAYVESAAGVQAGGRTGLTAVVVAVLFLACLMISPLAGSVPAYATAPALLFVGCLMLRDLVELEWEDTTEVIPAVVTALAMPFTYSIANGLAFGFITYAVLKLFTGRAREVHAMVWVIAAIFLFKFAYVGGH; from the coding sequence ATGAACAGGTTTGAAGAGGTGCCCAAGGTCACCGACTCCCGTGCCTCGGGGAGCACCGAGGCCGCGCGCACGCGCAGCGCGGCCGGCACCGCGCCGTACGCCAACGCGAACTGGCTTGAACGCATGTTCAAGCTCACCGAGCACAACACCACCGTGCGCACCGAAGTCATCGCGGGGCTGACCACCTTCCTCACGATGGCCTACATCATCTTCGTGAACCCGTCGATCCTCGGCGATGCCGGCATGCCGAAGGGCGCGGTCTTCGTGGCCACCTGCCTGATCGCGGCGCTGGGCACGCTGATCATGGGCCTGTACGCCAACTATCCGATCGCCATGGCGCCGGGCATGGGCCTGAATGCCTACTTCGCCTACGTGGTGGTGCTGGGCATGGGCTACACCTGGCAGGTGGCGCTGGGGGCGGTGTTCATCTCGGGCTGCCTGTTCCTCATCGTCACGGTCACGGGGCTGCGGGAGCTTTTCATACAGGGCATACCGCATTCGTTGCGAACGGCGATCACCGTGGGCATCGGCATGTTCCTCGCGCTCATCGCGCTCAAGAGCGCGGGCGTGGTGGCGGCCTCGCCGGCCACCTTCGTCACGCTGGGCGACCTGCATTCGGCGCCGGTGGTGCTCGCGACGCTGGGCTTCCTGGTCATCGTGGTGCTCGACCGGCTCAAGGTGCGCGGCGCCATCCTGATCGGCATCATGCTGGTGACGGTGCTGTCGTTCTTCTTCGGCGGCAACAAGTTCCATGGCGTGTTCGATGCGCCGCCGTCGATCGCGCCCACCTTCATGCAGCTGGACATACTGGGCGCGCTCAAGGGCGGCATCCTGAACGTGGTGCTGGTGTTCTTCCTGGTCGAGATGTTCGACGCCACCGGCACCCTGATGGGCGTGGCCAAGCGCGCCGGCCTGCTCGTGCCCGGCAAGATGGAGCGCATGAACAAGGCCCTGCTGGCCGACAGCGGCGCCATCTTCGCGGGCTCGCTGCTCGGCACCTCGAGCACCACGGCCTACGTCGAAAGCGCGGCGGGCGTGCAGGCCGGCGGGCGCACCGGCCTCACGGCCGTGGTGGTGGCGGTGCTCTTTCTCGCCTGCCTCATGATCTCGCCGCTCGCGGGCTCGGTGCCGGCCTATGCCACCGCACCGGCATTGCTCTTCGTGGGCTGCCTGATGCTGCGCGACCTGGTCGAGCTCGAATGGGAAGACACGACCGAGGTGATCCCGGCCGTGGTGACCGCGCTGGCCATGCCTTTCACCTACTCGATCGCCAACGGCCTGGCCTTCGGCTTCATCACCTACGCGGTGCTCAAGCTTTTCACGGGCCGGGCACGGGAAGTGCATGCGATGGTGTGGGTGATCGCGGCGATTTTCCTGTTCAAGTTCGCCTATGTAGGAGGACACTGA
- a CDS encoding LysR family transcriptional regulator: MRDQALFDKIDLHLIRVLHTVLTDRSVSRAAIRLGMYQPAVSAALKRLRELSGDPLLVRSGSGMVPTDAGLRMIEPAASILRAAEMLFSDARGFEPQSAATTFRIAASDYMDPLFLPMLVAHVKREAPLCQIEIHALTPDSDYHGHLALGQVDLVIGNWLKPPEDLHMARLFGDEVVSLVNQDHPAVRRGWDLETWLAAEHIAPTPMHPGGRGIIDQMLDELGRQRNITARCAHFSLIPDMVASSLLVLTTGRQYCERFAARLPVKILDCPVALPRLMYYQLWHERTHSSSSARWLRDCIKGVAASLRPAAPPPASAPASRGAAFSEIPDPP, translated from the coding sequence ATGCGTGACCAGGCCCTGTTCGACAAGATCGATCTTCATCTGATACGGGTGCTCCACACCGTGCTGACCGACCGCAGCGTCTCCCGTGCCGCCATCCGCCTGGGCATGTACCAGCCGGCCGTGTCGGCCGCGCTGAAGCGTTTGCGCGAGCTGTCGGGCGATCCGCTGCTGGTGCGCTCGGGCTCGGGCATGGTGCCGACCGATGCGGGCCTGCGCATGATCGAGCCCGCGGCCAGCATCCTGCGCGCCGCCGAGATGCTGTTCTCCGATGCGCGCGGCTTCGAGCCGCAGTCGGCGGCCACCACCTTCCGCATCGCGGCGAGCGACTACATGGACCCGCTCTTCCTGCCGATGCTGGTGGCGCACGTGAAGCGCGAAGCCCCGCTGTGCCAGATCGAGATCCACGCGCTCACGCCCGATTCGGACTACCACGGCCACCTGGCCCTGGGGCAGGTCGACCTGGTGATCGGCAACTGGCTGAAGCCGCCGGAAGACCTTCACATGGCGCGGCTCTTCGGCGACGAGGTGGTGTCTCTGGTGAACCAGGACCATCCGGCGGTGCGCCGCGGCTGGGACCTGGAAACCTGGCTCGCGGCCGAGCACATCGCGCCCACGCCCATGCACCCGGGCGGGCGCGGCATCATCGACCAGATGCTCGACGAGCTCGGGCGGCAACGCAACATCACCGCGCGCTGCGCGCACTTCAGCCTCATTCCCGACATGGTGGCGTCGAGCCTGCTGGTGCTCACCACCGGCCGCCAGTATTGCGAGCGCTTCGCGGCGCGGCTGCCGGTGAAGATCCTCGATTGCCCCGTGGCGCTGCCGCGCCTCATGTACTACCAGCTCTGGCACGAGCGCACCCACTCGTCGAGCTCCGCGCGCTGGCTGCGCGACTGCATCAAGGGCGTGGCGGCGTCGCTGCGGCCTGCGGCGCCGCCACCCGCCTCGGCCCCGGCCTCGCGCGGCGCCGCCTTCTCTGAGATTCCGGATCCGCCCTGA